caagttatcttcctgcctcatcctcccaaatagcaggaactataggcatgtgtcattacacccagctaatttaattttttgtagacagggagcctatgttgcccaggctgtcaTGAACTCTTGACCAAGTGGTCCATtagccttgccctcccagagtgctgggattacaggtgtgatccactgtgcctggccattggttatgttttgttttcgttttttttgttttagcagtttttggccggggctgggtttgaacccaccacctctggcatgtggggccagtgccctactcctttgagccacaggcgccaccctggccaTTGGTTATGATTTTATGGTCTTAACCATATCACTGCCCCTAAGTGTCACTTGTCTCCACAGCCATTCCTCCTCTCATGAGCTCAGTCAACATGAGCTGCCAgagtttcagattttattttaaaacaatagtaaacaatttcattgattttttttcctaaatcaaaCCTCCTCACACTCAGCTTCTCTCaagcaaaaggtaaaaaataaaaataagggaagGGGATGGAACTGTGGGAACTGACCTACCTTCCCTAAAAATAAGCCCCTGGTCCTGGTATCCGGAATGGCTTTTGGACACTGTCtttaacaaatgagaaaagaaagcacCAAAATATTGTGCTTCAGCAGCAGGTTAGGAAccgcaataaagaaaaaaaaaacggggggggggggaagaattCGAACACAGGTCCCAAGTTGTCTAGTTCAGTTCTTGAACTTCCGCGAGTCTGGAAGCATCTTCTGTCCACAACTCTGTTTCAGAATGACTTAGAGATGGGTCCCTTTAGGAAGAGCCTCCTCTGAACTAGGCTGGTGGGGACCTGTGAGCCCACACCAAGAACACAGGCTTGAGGATGACCCTGAACAGGTTCCCAGCCGGTTGGAAGTGGGTGAAAGGACAAGGACACGTTCAGAGCACACAGAGGGAAGGTCAGGGGACTTCAGGCACCCCTGCCTCACTCCTCTCTTCCCAGCTCCTGTTCCTTTGCGCTTTGTTTACGTGGGATGAAGACTAACAGCGACTGGATGGTAGGACAAGGAAGAGCTGTAAACAGCTTGGGTTTGCTCACCCTCATGTGCAGACTCTTTTGTCAGAAAGGGACTATTGTCTTGGGGACAGGGGACCAGAGAAAGCCCTTGTAGTACAGGTTCAATCTGGGGTAGAACACAGTAATAGCCGCCACCAGACGTGTGCTCGCTGTGGGCCCGGCCCCCAGACAAGGAAACACTGAACGAGGTTCTAGAATGGCAATGGTGGCAGGGAGGGAACAGGGGATGCTCCCTTCCTCCTGACCTCCCCCCCCCAGGCCGCccctgaggcccagggagaggcAGTCTGCCCCCGGGCTCAGGGTGCAGAGCCTGGGGAGCTGACCTGGGCCCCACTTTACACACGGCAGCCACAGGAAAATGGCTCTTCCAGCCCTGTCTCCAAAATCTCATCTGCCTTtaagaaaccaaaaaataaatagtgtATACTTTTCACGCCACCTGGAATTCCTGGTCCCAAGACCAGAGGCTCGAGCCCTCCTCCTCTACCCCACACCCAGGTGCCCACGCCAAGGACACGTTTCACTGGGTCGGGGGTGGTTGCAGCATAGCAGGGGTCTCTGACCACGTGGCCCCCAAGCAGCAGGCCTTCCAAGGTCCTGGTTGAGGGACTGGCTCGGCCCTTTGGTCCACCttgttcattaaaattaaaataaggaaaaaaaaggctcCACTTGGTGACTTGGGTCTGTAGAGGTCTCTGCTTCACCCCTTGTCTGTCACTCTGTCCATCCTGCAAGGCATCGTGCAGGCCAGATCTGGAGGCTGGACCCAGCCACACCCACCAGTCACTGCAGTTTTGTCCCCAGCTTGCGTTGTCTGTTTCTGCAAAATGGGGTGAGGGTCAGATGTGGGGACACCTGGTATTCAGTGACCCACCCCCACAGCTATCTGCACCCCACCCACAGTCCCAACCAAACAGGCAAAGGCCCACCCTTAATAGCCAGTGAACAACCTGAACTGGGCCAATCAGAACTTCTGCCCTAGGCCTAGGACCTAGAGAGGGTCACTGTAACTGGCTGGGCCTGCACCACAGATGTCTCAAGAAGTAGAGCCAGGAGattggggcagggtgggggataGGATGAGACAGGAGAGGCCAGAGGGACCTGGCTGGAGTCCAACTAATCATGGGGAATTCCCCTCACAGACAAGCCAGCACACATGGGTTCTGGTCCTACTGACCAAGACCCAATCATAAAGGGGCAGTGCACTCTCCATCCCGGACTATGTGAGCAAATGTAGGCGAGCTGATGATAGGGGTTAGTGGCGGGGGGTTTTGAGCACCTGGTCTTGGCTGTGGCTATATCCACAAATGGTTAGGAACCTAGAGGAAGTGGGGACAATCACCTCCATCTTGTGGGGGGCCTGACTGGGGCTCAGTAGGGAGAATGGGGTTTATCTAGGGTCCCAGTTAAAATCCAGAAACCACACTGTGGCCCACAAGGTCCCGTGTGATCTGGCCCCCGCCTGGCCTCAGAGTCCTCCCTTCGCTCCCTGGATTCCAGCCACAGCAGCTCTGTCTGTCCAGCGGCCTCACAAGCTATGTCTGCCTGAGGTGCTCTGCGTAAGCTGCTCCCTCCACTGCAAACTGCCTCTGCCAGTCCCCAACTTCAACAGGCCCAACCACCCTGCCCCCACACTGGGCTCCTATCACAAGCTCCCAGGCCTCTGTGTGTCACTCACTGGCTCTGACCAGTTGCACAGGTGCATCACTGCTTGTACCTCTGCTGCCTGTTGCCAAGAAGGCAGAGACACGGCTGTCTCGGTCTGTTACCCCAGAACAGCCTGGCACCGACAGGTGCACACTGGGGTCTTGGTAAATGAAGGCAGGTGGTAGCCCGTTAGGGCAGGGTAAGGCCAGGCTAGCCACTCTGGGAGCCAGGTGGAGTGCTCAGCCAGGCCAGCTGTGGCCTTTCTGCCACTAATGGGATTGCCCTGCCGTGGCCCTCAAATCCCCTTTCCTCATGGATCCCTGGCTTGAGCCTTAAGCTTGTTAGGATAATTTGAACCTTGATGCACTAAACACATTTCCTGGCTGCTAGGATGCCCCACCCTGCCTTACCCATGGTTCCTCTCACCCCTCCTCAGAAACCTCCCAGGCTTCCTCTACAGCCTCAGCTGCCCTCTGAGCCCAGGGAGGAGCCAGCCTCCCCCACCCTGGCAGGCATCTCACCCAAGATTTGGAGTGAGTGAAAGAGCATGCGTCAGGAGACTCTAAACCCAGCCTTGCCTTGCAGCGAGGCCAACCCCCAACTTAGCGTGCCTTGGTTTACCAAACTACGACAAAGTGTCTTAACTAAACAACCCCCAGGAAATGTCCATACACAGGTACCCTGAAAATCTCCACTGCCCAGCTCCCTGGTTCTGGGCCATGAAAGTTAAAAGTGTGGGATCTGAGTCCGATGGCCTGGGTTCATGATCCAGCTCCCTCACCCACTATCTGCAAGATCTCAGGCAAGAAACCTCccttcactgagcctcagtttcctcatctgtaaaataggggcCATACAAAGATTCAATGAAGCAAGAGAAGTGCTTGGGCAAATGCCTGGCTCTTGGGGAGTTCTTCAAATATTGAGGGAGTGGCTGCCCTGGGATGCACCCTACTGAGCCAGAACCTGATAACTCTTGTCCCCTTAACTCACCTGGCTTCTGCCCGGGTTACCGTGTACTCAAACCAGAGTACATTGGGAATGAGGCTCGTGTCTCGGATTAGGAAGAACTCAGAGATAGGCCTAGAGAGAGAGACACCCAGAAAGCCAAGGCTGCATCAGGGCACCAGGCTGTCACCTAGCCAGTCTTTCCTGGCCAGAGACCCCAGAGCCACTGAGAGGCCCAGCTGTGTCACCTGTATCACCTCAGACAGAGGCACTGTCCCATGGCACACACAGCCCACAAGACTCAGGCTGCTTTATAAGTCCCTGAGAACCTAGGTAAGGACAGAGGATGGCATTCTGGCATCTGGGCCTGAAGAACCCCATGCAGTAAACCCCTGGGGGAGGTGGAAGCCAGGCAAGAGGGGCCCAGGCACAGGACCTCCCAGAGAGACTGGGCTTGGCTCAGGACTCCTAGGTCTTCCCATTGGTGGCCATGGCAGGAGGATGCAGGAGCCGCAGTGccagagaaggtgggaggggcCAGGCAGTTACCAGGCTGCTATCCTGGGGAACAGCGGGGTGAGGACCTCCTGGGTGAAGATGAACCAGGCGACAGCCATGAAGCTTCCAGCGATGCCTCCATAGAGCACCTGGCTCCAGGTGTGGTATAGCAGGTAGACCCTGGGCCAAGACCAGAAGGGAAATTTGTGAGAGCCAGCCAGAGACAGGCCTGCACAATCTCCCCATGCCCAAGTGCCAACTTCCCAGACCTGTACACACACTGAAGGAGACACGCCAACAGGACACAGACTTTCAGGAACAAAGCCTCAGATCTACTTCTAGAATGAGGCAGGGCACTGGACCCTAACTGCAGGTCTCTTATCTCTAGAAAACAATGGATGGCTTGACTGGGATttacctccctctgcccagcccttGAACTCTAACTTTTGTTTGTAGTGGGctcttccagaatgctgggagaAGATGACTGACACCTGGAGGTATCCTCAGAATCTTGTGTTCAGCCAGGACAGGGCTGGAAGGGGCAGCTGGGGCCCCATCCTCACCCTGACCTACAGGCTCTGACACTAGGGTCTATAAGGGGTCCAATAGGGACCAAGAATCTGGCAGGACCCCATGGGGAAGGGTGCAAGGTGGGGGCTCTCCCTCCCTCATACCTGCTGTAGGAGACTAGAAAGGCCACGGTGAGGAGCCCCAAGGAGAGCAGGTGCCTCCACAGCAAATCCAGGAACCTGGCATTGTTGGTTTGGTGCATTCTGGGAAAACAGCCCCGCCAGATGGACTCAGCCCACAGCCTGGAGCCCAGCCTCCCAGACAGTCCTGAGTCCCATTCAAATGCTCTGGCTGCCTCTGCCTTGACTGCAGCTCCTCCCACCAGAATGGCATCTGAAGGGCTAGCAATGAATTCCTGGCAGAGCCTAGCCTGGGCAAGTTAAGGGGCAGCAGGGGCAGAAGCTCACCTTAaatagaggaaaaggaaggaatagaCGGAGAAGAACCACATAAATTGGGAATGGCTGGAGGGCATCCCGTACTTGGTGCCCACTGCTGTGTGGGGgcctggagaaagagaaaagaccaAGGCATTACGGGAGGATGTCACCCTCCAGTAATGCCCCGACCTGGGGGACCCTCAGGCCCTCTCTGCCCAGGCCCTACCTCCACAGGGCCGCGGCTCCTGGATGATGTTTTTGATCAGCCAGTTGACCCCCTCGTTCAGTGCCAGGCCCCCCAGGAATGAGATCTGCTGGGGAAGACATGCAGTCAGCTGGGCCTCTGTGTACCTGATGGTCAGCACTGGGTCCCAAGGATGGTGGTTTCTGATGGAacctcccagcccagcccaacTAGTGAATAACTTGGAACCAGCCAGGAAGCTTCATGCACTTCAAGACAGGTGGAGGAGGCAAGGGAGGGAAGGCCAAGCACCCGGGATGAGGGGGACACTGGGGTGCACTGCGGGGGAGGGGGGGCGGGTGGGGACAGACTCACCGTGTGTAGCTCCCGCTTAAATATGATGAGGGTCACAAAcccaacaatgacaaatacaggGCTAAGGCTCAGGTAGGCAAGAAGGTGGCCAGAGAGATCTCCTGGGGGAGAAAGGAATAGAATGAGAGCCAGGCACAGCATCAGAAGATGGGTAGCACTCTGCAAACCCTAGCAAGCCAAGCAGGACCTGAGCCAGAAAGGAAATCCCTGCAAGGTCTGGAGCACAGGGCCAGTGGACACTTCAGTTAACCATCTGAGCATGCCAATTCAGTTATGGGCACATCATGACCCTGTCCATTACTGAGCTCCAAAGGTCATATGTTGTATGTTTGAAGCAGCTGCCTTTCCCATCCCCACTctatagatggagaaactgagtccCAAAGTCGAAACCAGGAAGAGGTGGGACCTAAACTAAAATCCCAGTCTCCAGCCTGGTCCAGACACTATACCCATTATCCTTGCCAAAGCAGGAAATGAACCTGGCTTGGTCTGACTCCAGAGGCCCTGTACAGGGAGGCAGCCCACGGGTATATGACAGCCTCTGCAGTGCCCTAATGTGCTAGGCCATCCCTGCTGAGCCCTGAGCCCCCATGGAAGTCTGATGTTCTCTGGATACCACACAAACTTGAGCCCATACTAGGGACTGGTCCCATAGGGCCACCCACTGCAGTAGCAGCTTCTTGCTGCCTCTCCACTAGCAAGAAATTGGCTACCTATTgactacttacttttttttttttgagacagagtctcaagctgtcgccctggatagagtgccatggcatcacagttcacagcaatctccaactcttggactcaagcgattctcttgcctcagcctcccaagtagctgagactacaggtgcctgccacaacgctggctatttttttttttttttggcagttgtcattgttgttttagctggcctgggccaggttcgaacccaccagccttggtgtatgtggctggtgccttacccattgagctacgAGCACCACCTTGACTACTTACTTTTTACactcctaactttttttttttttttttttgtgattttttggctggggctgggtttgaacccgccacctccggcatatgggactggcgccctactccttgagccacaggcgctgccctacactCCTAACTCTTAATAGGCCTGGGATGGAAGCATTGTGAGGACCACTGTCCCCTTTAAGAGATGGGGacactgaaaatacaaaagagaGCCACTTTGCCCCTTGCCCAAGGGCAGGGCTTGAGGCTGAGTCTGAGGCTACCCTCACTATCTGAGACATAGCAGCTATGTGACCAATCTGAGGTCTTAGGGTAGGGTTCAGTTCTCGTGCCAGTTCTTGTGGGCTGTGTGAACTTAGACAGGACTTTACCCCTGACCATCACCTCTCACATGGGGAACAGGGATATTAGTGCCTACCTTGTCCAGCCATGTGTGAGACTAGGTGAGAGAGGGCCTGGGAGACACCCAGTTTGGTCCCCGGCACCCAGGACACTGCCACACTGGGGCAGAGAACCCAGTGTGGTAAGTGGCTCATGCCACCAGCCTGGGTTCACACAAGCAGCAGGTAAGGTGCACAGAGGGCTGAGCCAGGGTTCCAGACTTGATGAGATGGGCATACACATGCCTGGCCTCACACTTCCCCAGGAGCGGGCTGGCTCAGAGTTTACCTGGGAGAATAGGGCAGCCCAGTTAAATTAAGCACCTGGGTTCAAGTGCTGGTGCTGCCACAGTCCCACTGGGTGAACTGGATGAGTCCATTTCCAATTCCAGGCCTATGCTTCCCCACCTAGCTGAAGAGAATGGCCTTCTTCAACCCTGAGATGCTTGTTTGCTCCACCAACACCCACAGCTCTGGGCTATGAAGACAAGCTAATGCCCCCCAACCTTTGACGCTCTCTACAGACTGTGCCACAACCCTGGGGGTCTCCTATAGATGATGCCAGGGATTGTGGCCTTGCCACTCTCTGACCCAAGACAACCATGACTCCCACTGCCCTTGGGACAAACTGCCCCTCAGCCCAGCTCACCCAGTCCTGCAGTCCTGATTCTGCACCCCTCCCACCCTCTGCTCCAGTTCCAGATACCACACTCTAGTTCCCTGGACACACCATGCTCTGTGCTACTTCTGGACTTTTGCACACGGCCCGTCCCGCCACCCATGCTGTCTGGGTTAACTCAACAAACATACATTAAAGTACCCACTACAGTGGCAAAAAGACACATCTCTTCTAGTGTAGAGTCCTCAGGCTGTCAGGGgaattagttattttatttatttttgcagtttttggtcagggccgggcttgaacccaccacccctggtatatggggctggcgccctactccttgagccacaggcgccaccctgggacATAGTTCATGATTTGCTGATCTGAGTAGGTACTAAGAAAGCATCTGTCTCTCCTATACTGAAGGTTCCATGggagtagggatggggtcttatCACACCCCACTCTGGAGCCCTGCACTTAACTGGGCTCAAAAATGATGTCAAACAAATGGATGAAGGAAGCAAACATCAGTGTGATATGGGTGTGAAGGCAAAGTGCAGGGAACCTAGAGGTGTTCACAGGGCCTGGCCAGATGCCCCAGGCTCAGCTAGCATCATGCTGCTCACAATGGCCAAGATGCCTTCTTGCTTGTTAGAGTCTGAGTACTCCAAGAAGCTATTCCGAGGCCATGGAGGGGAAGCCACAATGGCGCACAGGCCTCATCCAAGTCATTCCCCTCTTCAGGTTTTCCCTCCTACAAAGGAGGAGTTTTTCACAGTGCAGTAGTGCAAGGATacattaggcctcctcatcatgCTAAACCCAGGGCCACACAGGGCTTAGCATTCAGGAGGTGGTCAGAGACtactggttgaatgaatgaatgaatggatgaacagtGGGCAGGCAGGCAGGTAGGGCCCTGCACTTGGCAGGGCTGCCCCACCTCCAGTATAACTCAGAACACCCAAGGGCAAAGTTCTCTGACATCCAGCCCTGGGTCCCTCAGCAGGGCCAAGTTCTCATAGCCCTGCCCAAAAGCAACATGAGCCAAGTCCTTCAGGGGCAACCAGGGCTCACTTACCGGGCCCCAGCCTTCTCTGGCACCCGGGGAGAGTCCTGGGAAGGTAGAATAACACTGGCTGCAGGTATTTACTGAATgcttactgtgtgtcaggcactgcgCT
This region of Nycticebus coucang isolate mNycCou1 chromosome 2, mNycCou1.pri, whole genome shotgun sequence genomic DNA includes:
- the DOLPP1 gene encoding dolichyldiphosphatase 1 isoform X2 — translated: MAADGQCSLPASWRPVTLTHVEFPAGDLSGHLLAYLSLSPVFVIVGFVTLIIFKRELHTISFLGGLALNEGVNWLIKNIIQEPRPCGGPHTAVGTKYGMPSSHSQFMWFFSVYSFLFLYLRMHQTNNARFLDLLWRHLLSLGLLTVAFLVSYSRVYLLYHTWSQVLYGGIAGSFMAVAWFIFTQEVLTPLFPRIAAWPISEFFLIRDTSLIPNVLWFEYTVTRAEARNRQRKLGTKLQ
- the DOLPP1 gene encoding dolichyldiphosphatase 1 isoform X1 yields the protein MSHLPHWVLCPSVAVSWVPGTKLGVSQALSHLVSHMAGQGDLSGHLLAYLSLSPVFVIVGFVTLIIFKRELHTISFLGGLALNEGVNWLIKNIIQEPRPCGGPHTAVGTKYGMPSSHSQFMWFFSVYSFLFLYLRMHQTNNARFLDLLWRHLLSLGLLTVAFLVSYSRVYLLYHTWSQVLYGGIAGSFMAVAWFIFTQEVLTPLFPRIAAWPISEFFLIRDTSLIPNVLWFEYTVTRAEARNRQRKLGTKLQ